In Chelmon rostratus isolate fCheRos1 chromosome 9, fCheRos1.pri, whole genome shotgun sequence, the following proteins share a genomic window:
- the matr3l1.2 gene encoding matrin 3-like 1.2 isoform X1 encodes MSQKSQSDGGQKHFAVGRGLLAAAETLNFSMNEQRPSRQMGAVSSGVGVGGGGMEGQDVSSQMSRRGGGSHLGNTMKLFASLGLSPSDLDALAEIPEEDISVETLPRILMQLKSRKGDAGERRVASSMSSDSAYRGGRDSWDNVHVGRMGVGGPSLGQGSSRTQASADFGYSSLQDVAPSRGYNLNYNSSGGGGGSRERPYSELSHHDSYSRLAMGPSTSDPVFMQRRIGSPSNGKVQDFLGVMPPMFPHVCSLCDFDVHSTMEWNQHVNGLKHAENRRQLLDMYPDWDPGMSSGRSGSFLDTPNLSAGLLGPAPVSSVQPAGGMSSGWGGVGGPGLSGKNQLGQNKLRSRVVVVKYDRKPLSNKTLFAFTEPFGCLREHLVLKNKAFLEMSSHEEALDMVNYYEQHPASLYGKAISFYLSQRLLVIEKDERSSDRAMDRPVREVKGHGSQVVFFSNLPKEEEKKKELLTIAGRFGVVEKHLFLNDQAFVQLGTPEDAEMLVKYYSVNPLTIKGRPIRLNVCAKYKTLNVNRRQGGSAGDHRNQRSGGVNASSSAGSGTRTSSSSLRPSSSKSSSSSRTREEKKEKLKPEEKPAAEEEEEEVSGVMEGGDGGEDVGEERVTDGDAEGEEPEGAESVEGSEDVPREELPEGGDVIDDGGGADGEAKQGAESEGQTEPTETEEQESKEEPKAEAGESSEAVEEDEPADAFDQDFLENMEDFVTLDELAEDEDKAEGESDAVDNTRRGGMRVVNIVGFRRGYKFLNELLGLAKPFGEVVKHLVLDLRPEAYLQFETEEEARAMAKFYNGNITASVCGRPVRVSHSMSYPTIQCGSSKVVYVGQIPTSKYSDADILKLAEPFGTVRKYFTNRIKRECFIEMENAEDAENMAEHCKANPPKFNGKRLTVYVSRKYRQLKHGHRCPSAAKRENSSTSPKPSKHPEEPPAKKSKAEEEDKKENMKEEEEKGDVEEKEEEVQSSDVSRVEEKKEENSAEKSPDVSDPNQKSCQDQEVKQEVKQEEQVEDMETSNGQTETPPPAESKPSVASLPLPPHDPNNPIGVEHVKMGYYCRVCFLFYSNEETAKKTHCSSQMHYDKLQKYLEKEQTKAEKKKGRKTTV; translated from the exons ATGTCTCAGAAGTCGCAGTCAGATGGAGGTCAGAAACACTTTGCTGTGGGTCGGGGGCTCCTGGCCGCCGCCGAGACCTTGAACTTCAGCATGAATGAACAGCGGCCCAGCCGACAGATGGGGGCTGTGTCCTCAGGTGTGGGGGTGGGCGGCGGTGGCATGGAGGGCCAGGATGTCAGCTCCCAGATGTCCCGGCGTGGTGGCGGCAGCCATCTTGGCAACACCATGAAGCTGTTTGCCAGTTTGGGGCTGTCGCCCTCCGACCTGGATGCTCTAGCTGAAATTCCTGAGGAGGACATCAGTGTGGAGACACTGCCGCGCATCCTCATGCAGCTCAAGAGCCGCAAAGGGGATGCCGGGGAGCGGCGGGTGGCGTCCTCCATGTCTTCTGACTCTGCGTATCGAGGAGGAAGGGACAGCTGGGACAACGTGCACGTGGGCAGGATGGGCGTGGGCGGTCCTTCTCTGGGTCAGGGTTCTTCCCGGACCCAGGCCTCTGCAGACTTTGGGTACAGCTCCCTGCAAGACGTCGCTCCCAGCCGGGGCTACAATTTAAATTACAACAGCAGCGGTGGTGGGGgtgggagcagagagaggccaTACTCGGAGCTTTCCCACCACGATTCCTACAGTAGGCTCGCCATGGGGCCGTCGACGTCGGACCCCGTCTTTATGCAGAGGAGGATCGGCTCCCCGTCAAACGGAAAAGTCCAAGACTTCTTGGGAGTCATGCCCCCCATGTTCCCCCATGTGTGCTCTCTTTGTGATTTTGACGTTCATTCCACTATG GAGTGGAACCAGCACGTTAACGGACTGAAGCATGCCGAGAACAGACGCCAGCTGCTCGACAT GTATCCAGACTGGGACCCTGGCATGTCCTCAGGCAGAAG TGGGAGTTTTCTGGACACCCCCAACCTGTCTGCAGGGCTGCTTGGACCCGCCCCAGTGTCTTCAGTTCAGCCAGCGGGTGGGATGTCGTCCGGCTGGG gaGGAGTTGGCGGTCCGGGTCTGTCAGGAAAGAACCAGCTGGGACAGAATAAG CTGAGAagcagggtggtggtggtgaagtACGACAGGAAGCCTCTCAGCAACAAGACTCTGTTCGCCTTCACAGAGCCGTTCGGCTGCCTGCGGGAACACCTGGTCCTCAAGAACAAG GCCTTCTTAGAGATGAGCAGTCACGAGGAGGCTCTGGACATGGTGAACTACTACGAGCAGCACCCGGCGTCTCTGTATGGCAAAGCCATCAGCTTCTACCTGTCCCAGAGGCTGCTGGTCATTGAG AAAGACGAGAGGTCGTCGGACAGGGCGATGGACAGACCCGTCcgtgaggtcaaaggtcacggcAGCCAGGTGGTGTTCTTCTCCAACCTGcccaaagaggaagagaagaagaaggagctgcTGACCATCGCCGGACGCTTCGGCGTTGTGGAGAAACACCTCTTCTTGAATGACCAG gcGTTTGTCCAGCTGGGGACTCCGGAGGACGCAGAGATGCTGGTGAAGTATTACAGCGTGAACCCGCTCACCATCAAAGGAAGACCAATCCGCCTCAACGTCTGCGCCAAGTACAAGACCCTCAA tgtgaaccGGAGGCAGGGGGGGTCTGCTGGAGACCATCGAAACCAGAGGAGCGGCGGAGTCAACGCCTCCTCCTCTGCCGGTTCTGGAACCAGgacttcctccagctccctcaggccctcctcgtcCAAATCCTCGTCCAGCTCCAGGACccgagaggagaagaaggagaagctgaAGCCCGAGGAGAAACcagcagcggaggaggaggaggaggaggtgtcgGGAGTCATGGAGGGGGGGGACGGAGGGGAGGACGTCGGGGAGGAGCGGGTAACCGATGGAGACGCAGAGGGGGAGGAGCCAGAGGGAGCGGAGTCTGTGGAGGGGTCTGAGGATGTCCCTCGGGAGGAg CTTCCCGAAGGTGGTGATGTCATCGATGATGGGGGCGGGGCTGACGGCGAGGCCAAGCAGGGGGCGGAGTCAGAGGGACAAACAGAACCAACGGAAACCGAAGAGCAGGAGAGCAAAGAAGAACCGAAAGCAGAAGCGGGAGAGAGTTCGGAGGCGGTGGAGGAAGATGAGCCTGCAGACGCG tttgATCAGGACTTCCTGGAGAACATGGAGGACTTTGTGACTCTGGATGAACTGGCAGAGGACGAGGACAAAGCAGAGGGAGAGTCTGACGCCGTCG ACAATACGAGGAGAGGG ggTATGCGGGTGGTCAACATCGTCGGCTTCAGACGAGGTTACAAGTTCCTCAATGAGCTGCTGGGACTCGCCAAACCTTTTGGGGAAGTGGTCAAACACCTGGTGCTGGACTTGAGACCTGAG GCGTACCTTCAGTTTGAGACGGAAGAAGAAGCTCGAGCGATGGCCAAGTTTTACAACGGGAACATCACGGCGTCGGTGTGCGGCCGGCCGGTGAGGGTCAGCCACTCCATGAGCTACCCCACCATCCAG TGCGGCTCCAGTAAGGTGGTGTACGTCGGCCAGATCCCCACCAGCAAATACTCTGACGCCGACATCCTGAAGCTGGCCGAGCCGTTCGGGACAGTCCGGAAATACTTCACCAACAGGATCAAGAGAGAG TGTTTCATCGAGATGGAGAACGCCGAGGACGCCGAGAACATGGCCGAACACTGCAAAGCAAATCCACCCAAGTTCAACGGAAAGCGTCTGACTGTGTACGTCAGCAGGAAGTACAGACAGCTCAAACACGG ACATCGATGTCCGAGCGCAGCcaagagagagaacagcagcacGTCACCGAAACCCTCCAAACACCCCGAAGAACCTCCAGCCAAGAAGTCcaaggcggaggaggaggacaagaaggagaacatgaaggaggaggaggagaaaggggatgtggaggagaaagaggaagaagtgcAGAGTTCTGATGTGAGCCgtgttgaagaaaaaaaagaagaaaactcgGCCGAGAAGAGTCCCGATGTTTCCGATCCGAACCAGAAGAGCTGCCAGGAT CAGGAGGTGAAACAGGAGGTGaaacaggaggagcaggtggaggacaTGGAGACGTCcaacggacagacagagactccTCCACCGGCTGAAAGCAAGCCCAGTGTGGCGTCTCTGCCGCTGCCCCCCCACGACCCCAACAACCCCATCG GTGTTGAACACGTGAAGATGGGTTATTACTGCCGCGTCTGCTTCCTGTTCTACTCCAACGAGGAGACGGCCAAGAAGACGCACTGCAGCAGCCAGATGCACTATGACAAGCTGCAG aAATATCTGGAGAAGGAACAGAccaaagcagagaagaagaaagggaggaagacgACGGTGTGA
- the matr3l1.2 gene encoding matrin 3-like 1.2 isoform X2, producing MSQKSQSDGGQKHFAVGRGLLAAAETLNFSMNEQRPSRQMGAVSSGVGVGGGGMEGQDVSSQMSRRGGGSHLGNTMKLFASLGLSPSDLDALAEIPEEDISVETLPRILMQLKSRKGDAGERRVASSMSSDSAYRGGRDSWDNVHVGRMGVGGPSLGQGSSRTQASADFGYSSLQDVAPSRGYNLNYNSSGGGGGSRERPYSELSHHDSYSRLAMGPSTSDPVFMQRRIGSPSNGKVQDFLGVMPPMFPHVCSLCDFDVHSTMEWNQHVNGLKHAENRRQLLDMYPDWDPGMSSGRSGSFLDTPNLSAGLLGPAPVSSVQPAGGMSSGWGGVGGPGLSGKNQLGQNKLRSRVVVVKYDRKPLSNKTLFAFTEPFGCLREHLVLKNKAFLEMSSHEEALDMVNYYEQHPASLYGKAISFYLSQRLLVIEKDERSSDRAMDRPVREVKGHGSQVVFFSNLPKEEEKKKELLTIAGRFGVVEKHLFLNDQAFVQLGTPEDAEMLVKYYSVNPLTIKGRPIRLNVCAKYKTLNVNRRQGGSAGDHRNQRSGGVNASSSAGSGTRTSSSSLRPSSSKSSSSSRTREEKKEKLKPEEKPAAEEEEEEVSGVMEGGDGGEDVGEERVTDGDAEGEEPEGAESVEGSEDVPREELPEGGDVIDDGGGADGEAKQGAESEGQTEPTETEEQESKEEPKAEAGESSEAVEEDEPADAFDQDFLENMEDFVTLDELAEDEDKAEGESDAVDNTRRGGMRVVNIVGFRRGYKFLNELLGLAKPFGEVVKHLVLDLRPEAYLQFETEEEARAMAKFYNGNITASVCGRPVRVSHSMSYPTIQCGSSKVVYVGQIPTSKYSDADILKLAEPFGTVRKYFTNRIKRECFIEMENAEDAENMAEHCKANPPKFNGKRLTVYVSRKYRQLKHGHRCPSAAKRENSSTSPKPSKHPEEPPAKKSKAEEEDKKENMKEEEEKGDVEEKEEEVQSSDVSRVEEKKEENSAEKSPDVSDPNQKSCQDEVKQEVKQEEQVEDMETSNGQTETPPPAESKPSVASLPLPPHDPNNPIGVEHVKMGYYCRVCFLFYSNEETAKKTHCSSQMHYDKLQKYLEKEQTKAEKKKGRKTTV from the exons ATGTCTCAGAAGTCGCAGTCAGATGGAGGTCAGAAACACTTTGCTGTGGGTCGGGGGCTCCTGGCCGCCGCCGAGACCTTGAACTTCAGCATGAATGAACAGCGGCCCAGCCGACAGATGGGGGCTGTGTCCTCAGGTGTGGGGGTGGGCGGCGGTGGCATGGAGGGCCAGGATGTCAGCTCCCAGATGTCCCGGCGTGGTGGCGGCAGCCATCTTGGCAACACCATGAAGCTGTTTGCCAGTTTGGGGCTGTCGCCCTCCGACCTGGATGCTCTAGCTGAAATTCCTGAGGAGGACATCAGTGTGGAGACACTGCCGCGCATCCTCATGCAGCTCAAGAGCCGCAAAGGGGATGCCGGGGAGCGGCGGGTGGCGTCCTCCATGTCTTCTGACTCTGCGTATCGAGGAGGAAGGGACAGCTGGGACAACGTGCACGTGGGCAGGATGGGCGTGGGCGGTCCTTCTCTGGGTCAGGGTTCTTCCCGGACCCAGGCCTCTGCAGACTTTGGGTACAGCTCCCTGCAAGACGTCGCTCCCAGCCGGGGCTACAATTTAAATTACAACAGCAGCGGTGGTGGGGgtgggagcagagagaggccaTACTCGGAGCTTTCCCACCACGATTCCTACAGTAGGCTCGCCATGGGGCCGTCGACGTCGGACCCCGTCTTTATGCAGAGGAGGATCGGCTCCCCGTCAAACGGAAAAGTCCAAGACTTCTTGGGAGTCATGCCCCCCATGTTCCCCCATGTGTGCTCTCTTTGTGATTTTGACGTTCATTCCACTATG GAGTGGAACCAGCACGTTAACGGACTGAAGCATGCCGAGAACAGACGCCAGCTGCTCGACAT GTATCCAGACTGGGACCCTGGCATGTCCTCAGGCAGAAG TGGGAGTTTTCTGGACACCCCCAACCTGTCTGCAGGGCTGCTTGGACCCGCCCCAGTGTCTTCAGTTCAGCCAGCGGGTGGGATGTCGTCCGGCTGGG gaGGAGTTGGCGGTCCGGGTCTGTCAGGAAAGAACCAGCTGGGACAGAATAAG CTGAGAagcagggtggtggtggtgaagtACGACAGGAAGCCTCTCAGCAACAAGACTCTGTTCGCCTTCACAGAGCCGTTCGGCTGCCTGCGGGAACACCTGGTCCTCAAGAACAAG GCCTTCTTAGAGATGAGCAGTCACGAGGAGGCTCTGGACATGGTGAACTACTACGAGCAGCACCCGGCGTCTCTGTATGGCAAAGCCATCAGCTTCTACCTGTCCCAGAGGCTGCTGGTCATTGAG AAAGACGAGAGGTCGTCGGACAGGGCGATGGACAGACCCGTCcgtgaggtcaaaggtcacggcAGCCAGGTGGTGTTCTTCTCCAACCTGcccaaagaggaagagaagaagaaggagctgcTGACCATCGCCGGACGCTTCGGCGTTGTGGAGAAACACCTCTTCTTGAATGACCAG gcGTTTGTCCAGCTGGGGACTCCGGAGGACGCAGAGATGCTGGTGAAGTATTACAGCGTGAACCCGCTCACCATCAAAGGAAGACCAATCCGCCTCAACGTCTGCGCCAAGTACAAGACCCTCAA tgtgaaccGGAGGCAGGGGGGGTCTGCTGGAGACCATCGAAACCAGAGGAGCGGCGGAGTCAACGCCTCCTCCTCTGCCGGTTCTGGAACCAGgacttcctccagctccctcaggccctcctcgtcCAAATCCTCGTCCAGCTCCAGGACccgagaggagaagaaggagaagctgaAGCCCGAGGAGAAACcagcagcggaggaggaggaggaggaggtgtcgGGAGTCATGGAGGGGGGGGACGGAGGGGAGGACGTCGGGGAGGAGCGGGTAACCGATGGAGACGCAGAGGGGGAGGAGCCAGAGGGAGCGGAGTCTGTGGAGGGGTCTGAGGATGTCCCTCGGGAGGAg CTTCCCGAAGGTGGTGATGTCATCGATGATGGGGGCGGGGCTGACGGCGAGGCCAAGCAGGGGGCGGAGTCAGAGGGACAAACAGAACCAACGGAAACCGAAGAGCAGGAGAGCAAAGAAGAACCGAAAGCAGAAGCGGGAGAGAGTTCGGAGGCGGTGGAGGAAGATGAGCCTGCAGACGCG tttgATCAGGACTTCCTGGAGAACATGGAGGACTTTGTGACTCTGGATGAACTGGCAGAGGACGAGGACAAAGCAGAGGGAGAGTCTGACGCCGTCG ACAATACGAGGAGAGGG ggTATGCGGGTGGTCAACATCGTCGGCTTCAGACGAGGTTACAAGTTCCTCAATGAGCTGCTGGGACTCGCCAAACCTTTTGGGGAAGTGGTCAAACACCTGGTGCTGGACTTGAGACCTGAG GCGTACCTTCAGTTTGAGACGGAAGAAGAAGCTCGAGCGATGGCCAAGTTTTACAACGGGAACATCACGGCGTCGGTGTGCGGCCGGCCGGTGAGGGTCAGCCACTCCATGAGCTACCCCACCATCCAG TGCGGCTCCAGTAAGGTGGTGTACGTCGGCCAGATCCCCACCAGCAAATACTCTGACGCCGACATCCTGAAGCTGGCCGAGCCGTTCGGGACAGTCCGGAAATACTTCACCAACAGGATCAAGAGAGAG TGTTTCATCGAGATGGAGAACGCCGAGGACGCCGAGAACATGGCCGAACACTGCAAAGCAAATCCACCCAAGTTCAACGGAAAGCGTCTGACTGTGTACGTCAGCAGGAAGTACAGACAGCTCAAACACGG ACATCGATGTCCGAGCGCAGCcaagagagagaacagcagcacGTCACCGAAACCCTCCAAACACCCCGAAGAACCTCCAGCCAAGAAGTCcaaggcggaggaggaggacaagaaggagaacatgaaggaggaggaggagaaaggggatgtggaggagaaagaggaagaagtgcAGAGTTCTGATGTGAGCCgtgttgaagaaaaaaaagaagaaaactcgGCCGAGAAGAGTCCCGATGTTTCCGATCCGAACCAGAAGAGCTGCCAGGAT GAGGTGAAACAGGAGGTGaaacaggaggagcaggtggaggacaTGGAGACGTCcaacggacagacagagactccTCCACCGGCTGAAAGCAAGCCCAGTGTGGCGTCTCTGCCGCTGCCCCCCCACGACCCCAACAACCCCATCG GTGTTGAACACGTGAAGATGGGTTATTACTGCCGCGTCTGCTTCCTGTTCTACTCCAACGAGGAGACGGCCAAGAAGACGCACTGCAGCAGCCAGATGCACTATGACAAGCTGCAG aAATATCTGGAGAAGGAACAGAccaaagcagagaagaagaaagggaggaagacgACGGTGTGA
- the LOC121611704 gene encoding polyadenylate-binding protein-interacting protein 2-like, producing the protein MTVSGEFDTELTVCRRRRRRNRVVSTEMKDPRLSSVDPNMAVTNEVILSSQFSSDEDPFAEYMWMENEEEFNRQVEEELWEEEFIERCIQELLEEEEQWEWFIPSRDLPSQTVNQLQDQISLLVLDSDVHADVDIDVVVNSSLNPNAKEFIPGIQKHVM; encoded by the exons ATGACAGTTTCAGGAGAGTTCGACACAGAGTTGACCGtctgccgccgccgccgtcgAAGAAATCGGGTCGTCAG cACTGAAATGAAAGACCCGAGACTCAGCAGCGTCGACCCGAACATGGCCGTCACTAACGAGGTCATCCTGAGCAGCCAGTTCAGCTCCGACGAGGACCCGTTCGCCGAGTACATGTGGATGGAGAACGAGGAGGAGTTCAACAGGCAG gtggaggaggagctgtgggAGGAGGAGTTTATCGAGCGTTGTATCCAGGAgctgttggaggaggaggagcagtgggAGTGGTTCATCCCGTCCAGAGACCTCCCGTCTCAGACGGTCAATCAGCTGCAGGATCAGATCAGTCTGCTGGTTCTGGACTCAGACGTTCACGCAGACGTAGACATCGATGTCGTG GTGAACAGCAGTCTGAACCCCAACGCTAAGGAGTTCATCCCAGGTATCCAGAAACATGTCATGTGA